The sequence below is a genomic window from Bos javanicus breed banteng chromosome 5, ARS-OSU_banteng_1.0, whole genome shotgun sequence.
AGATACATATAAATGGCTTGACTTGACTTATCTAAACAAAATCTACATGTGAAATGTAAACCATTTTCTTACACTCTTCTCAGATTTTCCTTCCAACAGTTTAACAGACTGGACAGTTTAAGCAGACTGGACAGAAGTCCATACCCAGAAATGAGAAACCACACACCAGTAGTCAGTTTCATCCTCCTGGGATTAACAGATGACTTACAAATGCAGATTTTGATTTTCACATTTCTACTCATCACCTACATATTGAGTATAGCTGGAAACCTGATCATCATCATCCTCATATTAGTGGATTCTCATCTTAAATCTGCAATGTACTATTTCCTCCAAAATTTTTCCTTCTTAGAAATCTCATTCACTTCTGCCTGCATTCCTAGATTCTTGTATAGTATATCAACAGGTGACAGGTCCATTACCTATAATGCTTGTGTAGCCCAACTATTTTTTACCTATGTGTTTGGAATGACAGAATTTTTTCTCTTGGCCACCATGTCCTATGATCGCTATGTAGCCATCTGCAAACCCCTGCACTGCATGACCATCATGAACCACAGATTCTGCAAAATGCTTACCTTCTGCTGTTGGGTGACCACTTTCTTGATTATATTTCCACCATTTTGCTTGGGACT
It includes:
- the LOC133248858 gene encoding olfactory receptor 6C2-like, translated to MRNHTPVVSFILLGLTDDLQMQILIFTFLLITYILSIAGNLIIIILILVDSHLKSAMYYFLQNFSFLEISFTSACIPRFLYSISTGDRSITYNACVAQLFFTYVFGMTEFFLLATMSYDRYVAICKPLHCMTIMNHRFCKMLTFCCWVTTFLIIFPPFCLGLNLEFCYSVIDHFFCDVNPLLKISCSDLWFIEEMTLVGSVLIYIMTLICVVLSYMFIIRTVLRFPSAQQRTKAFSTCSSHFIVVYITYGSCIFVSIKPSSKDELAINKEEVILPFPPC